The following are encoded in a window of Microcaecilia unicolor chromosome 14, aMicUni1.1, whole genome shotgun sequence genomic DNA:
- the LOC115457038 gene encoding olfactory receptor 1F1-like, translating into MVNHSSVTEFFILGFPEFPELQLHLFILFSFLYLMAVLGNLLVICIVCADRHLHIPMYFFLAILSALDICSLTTIVPKMLAILLAKNYDISLWGCFLQMYCYMICVVTEFALLTAMSYDRYIAICNPLRYLNIMNKRVCAVLAAASWVVGMLNPLPPHIVISQFLFCDSNVINHFFCEVVAVVKLSCSDTSIIETMSYTLGLFVVLMPFLLTLTSYVFIISTILKIRSSKGKSKAFSTCSSHLTVILLAYGTMIGVYIHPGSMDTAEPNKLPIAMYIVTLPLLNPLIYSLRSRELKVALKKALMKTN; encoded by the coding sequence ATGGTAAATCATTCCAGTGTGACAGAATTCTTCATTCTTGGGTTCCCAGAGTTTCCAGAGCTGCAGCTTCATCTCTTCATTCTCTTCTCATTCCTCTACCTGATGGCTGTGTTGGGGAACCTCCTCGTTATCTGCATAGTATGTGCTGATCGACACCTCCACATCCCCATGTATTTCTTCCTGGCCATCCTTTCTGCCTTAGATATCTGTTCTTTGACTACCATTGTGCCAAAAATGTTGGCAATTCTGCTGGCTAAGAACTATGACATATCTCTTTGGGGATGCTTTCTACAGATGTACTGCTATATGATatgtgttgttacagaatttGCTCTTCTCACTGCCATGTCATATGACCGTTACATTGCAATATGCAACCCATTGCGGTATCTCAACATCATGAATAAGAGAGTGTGTGCTGTTCTGGCAGCTGCCTCATGGGTAGTAGGTATGTTAAATCCATTGCCACCTCATATTGTTATATCCCAGTTTCTTTTTTGTGACTCTAATGTAATAAATCACTTCTTCTGTGAAGTTGTAGCAGTAGTGAAACTTTCTTGCTCAGATACCTCAATAATTGAAACAATGAGTTATACACTAGGGTTATTTGTAGTCTTAATGCCATTTCTCTTAACCCTGACATCCTACGTGTTTATCATTTCCACCATCCTGAAAATCCGCTCTTCAAAGGGCAAAAGCAAGGCCTTCTCCACTTGTTCATCCCACCTTACTGTCATCCTTCTGGCATATGGGACTATGATAGGAGTGTATATACACCCTGGGTCAATGGATACTGCAGAACCAAACAAGTTGCCTATTGCAATGTATATAGTCACTCTCCCACTGCTAAACCCTCTGATTTATAGTTTGAGAAGCAGAGAGTTAAAAGTGGCCCTGAAAAAAGCCCTCATGAAGACCAACTAA
- the LOC115457039 gene encoding olfactory receptor 5V1-like yields MSRATLDVSLQELSNSEIVNYTSVTEFLILGFPEFPELQLPLFALFSILYLMAVLGNLLVIYIISADQHLHIPMYFFLANLSALDICSLSSIVPKVLAILLAKDYNISFVGCILQMYCYMICVGTELALLTAMAYDRYIAICNPLRYLDIMNKRVCAVLAAASWIVGILESLPHNIIVFQFPFCDSNVINHFFCEIAAVVKLSCSDTSIIQTMNYTLGIFVVFIPFLLTLTSYMFIISTILKIRSSEGKSKAFSTCSSHFTVILLAYGTMIGVYIHPGAMDTADPNKLPIAMYIVTLPLLNPLIYSLRSRELKVALKKAIMKTH; encoded by the exons ATGTCAAGAGCAACACTTGATGTGAGTCTGCAGGAG ctttcaAACAGTGAAATTGTAAATTATACCAGTGTGACAGAATTCCTGATTCTTGGATTCCCAGAGTTCCCAGAGTTGCAACTCCCTCTCTTCGCTCTCTTCTCAATCCTCTACCTGATGGCTGTCCTGGGGAACCTCCTTGTTATCTACATCATTTCTGCTGATCAGCACCTCCACATCCCCATGTATTTCTTCCTGGCCAACTTGTCTGCCTTAGACATCTGCTCTTTGAGTTCCATTGTGCCGAAAGTGTTGGCTATTCTGCTGGCAAAGGACTATAATATATCTTTTGTGGGATGCATTCTACAGATGTACTGCTATATGATATGTGTAGGTACAGAATTGGCTCTTCTGACTGCCATGGCATATGACCGTTACATTGCAATATGCAACCCCTTGCGTTATCTCGACATCATGAATAAGAGAGTGTGTGCTGTTTTGGCAGCTGCCTCATGGATAGTAGGTATATTAGAGTCATTGCCACACAATATTATTGTATTCCAGTTTCCTTTTTGTGACTCCAATGTAATAAATCACTTCTTTTGTGAAATCGCAGCAGTGGTGAAACTTTCTTGCTCAGATACCTCAATAATTCAAACTATGAATTATACACTAGGGATATTTGTAGTCTTCATTCCATTTCTCCTAACCCTGACATCCTACATGTTTATCATTTCCACCATCCTGAAAATCCGCTCTTCAGAGGGTAAAAGCAAGGCCTTCTCCACCTGTTCATCCCATTTTACAGTCATTCTTTTGGCATATGGGACTATGATTGGAGTGTATATACACCCTGGAGCAATGGATACTGCAGATCCAAACAAGTTACCTATTGCAATGTATATAGTCACTCTCCCACTGCTAAACCCTCTGATTTATAGTTTGAGAAGCAGAGAGTTAAAAGTGGCCCTGAAAAAAGCCATCATGAAGACCCACTAA
- the LOC115457040 gene encoding olfactory receptor 8D4-like, translated as MVNHSSVTEFLILGFPEFPELQLPLFILFSFLYMMAMLGNLLIIYIVCADRHLHIPMYFFLANLSVLDICSLTTIVPKMLTILLAKDYNISFWGCILQMYCYTICISTEFALLTAMSYDRYIAICNPLRYLIIMNKRACAVLAAASWVAGLLEPLPHNIIVSQFPFCDSNVINHFFCEVAAVVKLSCSDTSIIQTMNYILGLFALFIPFLLTLTSYTFIISSILKIRSSKGKSKAFSTCSSHLTVILLAYGTMIGVYLHPGAMDTADPNKLPMAMYIVTLPLLNPLIYSLRSREIKVALKKAIIKTH; from the coding sequence ATGGTAAATCATTCCAGTGTGACAGAATTCCTGATTCTTGGGTTCCCAGAGTTTCCAGAGCTGCAGCTCCCCCTCTTCATTCTCTTCTCATTCCTCTACATGATGGCTATGTTGGGGAACCTcctcattatctacatagtgtgTGCTGATCGACACCTCCACATCCCCATGTATTTCTTCCTGGCCAACCTGTCTGTCTTAGACATCTGCTCTTTGACTACCATTGTGCCTAAAATGTTGACAATCCTCCTGGCAAAAGACTACAATATATCTTTTTGGGGATGCATTCTACAGATGTACTGCTATACGATATGTATATCTACAGAATTTGCTCTTCTCACTGCTATGTCATACGACCGTTACATTGCAATATGCAACCCCTTGCGTTATCTCATCATCATGAATAAGAGGGCGTGTGCTGTTCTGGCAGCTGCCTCATGGGTAGCAGGTTTATTAGAACCTTTGCCACACAATATTATTGTATCCCAGTTTCCTTTTTGTGACTCTAATGTAATAAATCACTTCTTCTGTGAAGTCGCAGCAGTGGTGAAACTTTCTTGCTCAGATACCTCAATAATTCAAACTATGAATTATATACTAGGGTTATTTGCACTCTTCATTCCATTTCTCTTAACTCTGACGTCTTATACGTTTATCATTTCCTCCATCCTGAAAATCCGCTCTTCAAAGGGCAAAAGCAAGGCCTTCTCCACCTGTTCATCCCACCTAACAGTCATCCTTCTGGCATATGGGACTATGATAGGAGTGTATTTACACCCTGGGGCAATGGATACTGCAGATCCAAACAAGTTACCAATGGCAATGTATATAGTCACTCTCCCACTGCTAAACCCTCTGATTTATAGCTTGAGAAGCAGAGAGATAAAAGTGGCCTTGAAGAAAGCCATCATAAAAACCCACTAA
- the LOC115457041 gene encoding olfactory receptor 13F1-like has protein sequence MVNYTSVTEFLILGFPEFPELQLPLFALFSILYLMAVLGNLLVICIISADQHLHIPMYFFLANLSALDICSLSSIVPKVLAILLAKDYNISFLGCILQMYCYTICVCTEFALLTAMAYDRYIAICNPLRYLDIMNKRACAVLAAASWIVGILESLPHNIVVSQFPFCDSNVINHFFCEIAAVVKLSCSDTSIIQTMNYTLGLFVVLMPFLLTLTSYIFIISTILKIRSSEGKSKAFSTCSSHLTVILLAYGTMIGVYIHPGAMDSADPNKLPIAMYIVTLPLLNPLIYSLRSREIKVALKKALMKTH, from the coding sequence ATGGTAAATTATACCAGTGTGACAGAATTCCTGATTCTTGGATTCCCAGAGTTCCCAGAGTTGCAACTCCCTCTCTTCGCTCTCTTCTCAATCCTCTACCTGATGGCTGTCCTGGGGAACCTCCTCGTTATCTGCATAATTTCTGCTGATCAACACCTCCACATCCCCATGTATTTCTTTTTGGCCAACCTGTCTGCCTTAGACATCTGCTCTTTGAGTTCCATTGTGCCGAAAGTGTTGGCTATTCTGCTGGCAAAGGACTATAATATATCTTTTCTGGGATGCATTCTACAGATGTACTGCTATACGATATGTGTATGTACAGAATTTGCTCTTCTGACTGCCATGGCATATGACCGTTACATTGCAATATGCAACCCCTTGCGTTATCTCGACATCATGAATAAGAGAGCGTGTGCTGTTCTGGCAGCTGCCTCATGGATAGTAGGTATATTAGAGTCATTGCCACACAATATTGTTGTATCCCAGTTTCCGTTTTGTGACTCCAATGTAATAAATCACTTCTTTTGTGAAATCGCAGCAGTGGTGAAACTTTCTTGCTCAGATACCTCAATAATTCAAACTATGAATTATACACTAGGGTTATTTGTAGTCTTAATGCCATTTCTCCTAACCCTGACATCCTACATATTTATCATTTCCACCATCCTGAAAATCCGCTCTTCAGAGGGTAAAAGCAAGGCCTTCTCCACCTGTTCATCCCATCTTACAGTCATTCTTTTGGCATATGGGACTATGATTGGAGTGTATATACACCCTGGAGCAATGGATTCTGCAGATCCAAACAAGTTACCTATTGCAATGTATATAGTCACTCTCCCACTCCTAAATCCTCTGATTTATAGCTTGAGAAGCAGAGAGATAAAAGTGGCCCTGAAAAAAGCCCTCATGAAGACCCACTAA